Within Candidatus Omnitrophota bacterium, the genomic segment CCATGTACTTGGCGAGGACGACGGGATTGCCAGCCGTTTCATGCAAGGAATTCTCGAATCCCATGCTCTGAAAACGAGTCATGAGGAATTGCGCTGCTCGACGGCAATCTTCGCGATGCGCTTTGCTGGCGCTGATGCTGGGGATTCGCAGAAACTCTTTCAGTTCTTCGATGTATTGGGATTGATGGTTTCGGATATAATCCGCAATCGATTCCACGATGAATTCCTCTTTTCTTTTTGTTTGTTTCGAATAGGGAGCGCCATAACAGGCGAATGGAATGGATTTTCGACAAAAATCCTTTAACAGCCTTTTAACAACTCTTTACACCATTCCGCCTTCGAATTTCGCCCAGAGTAGTGATAAAATAAAAACGATTATTGATCCGTATGAAACGATATCCTATCATAAACTTGAACCGGATGACGATTCTATTCCAATTGAAATTGCGATGCGTCTTGCCTAGGATTTTATCGTCTCGAATGAATGCGTCAAATATCGGCAGCGAATCGGAGACCGAAAAGATATGAGAAAGATCGCAATCAGGACTATAGGAGCGATCGTCGTTGCGGCGGCGGTCGTTTTAGGCATTATGGCGTTTATGGAATATCGAAGCTGGAATAAGCCTTGGGGGACGGCGGACCAGCAATTCAATATCGAAATCAGCGAGGGCATGAACGCCCGTCAAATCGGGAATTTATTAGTGGAAAATGGCGTATTGAAAAATACGACTCTCTTTCTTATCCTGGCCGATTTGCGAGGTTTCGGCGAAAAACTGAAAGCGGGCGAGTATCTGGTCAAGGGAACCCAAAGTCCTTACGAAATCGTGGAAATGTTCGCCGAGGGCAAGAATTATCTGCGATCGCTCGTCGTGCCGGAAGGCTTCACTCAGATCGACATCGCCAAGGCTTTGGAAGGTTTGCAGGTTTGCAAGAAAGAGGATTTTCTCAAGGAATGCCTGTCCCGCAATATCTTCAAATTCGTCGTCGTTCAGGCGCCGGGCGGCGCCAACGCCGCTTGCGAGGGCATACTTTTTCCCGATACTTATTTCTTTATCAAGAATCAGGAGACGGAAAGAATTTTCGATCGCATGTCCAACCATTTCCAGAAGGAATGGGAGAAAATCCTGGAAGACGCCTTCAAAATCAAGGCGAATGGATGGTGGTGGCAGGAGGGGGGCGCGTCGGAGAGTCAACAGACGCATCGCGTCGTCGTCCTGGCTTCCATCATCGAGAAAGAAGCCAAACACGATGAAGACCGGCCTTTGATCGCTTCCGTCTTCGTCAACCGCATGAAGAAGAATATGCCGCTGCAGGCGGACAGCACTATCCATTACGCCTTGGAAGATTGGTCGCGCTCGCTGCAACTGAGCGATTTGGAATTCGATTCGCCGTACAATACCTACAAAAACGTTGGATTGCCTCCCGCTGCCATCTGCAATCCGGGAGAAGCCTCGTTGCGCGCCGCCGCCATGCCGGCGGATTCCGAGTATCTCTATTTCCTGACTATGAAGGACGGTTCCGCCCAATTCAGCATGACCAACGAAGACCATATTAAACTCAAGATAGAGATGAAGCGGCAGAAAGGCGCCGAATGATTGGCAAAACATATTTGGAATAAGAGCATCGCCGCTCTTTCGGCGTTTGAAAACGATTTCCCGATTCTCAAGAAAATTCTTAGAACTCCGAATCGGGATTGAAGGCGTTGCCGGGGCCGAACAGATAAATATCTCCGTTCGAGACAACGCCGTTGCTGGAATGATAGTAAAGAACGTCGCCCGCGTAATATTGGGAGTAAGGCATGAAATAAGGCCGGTCCCATTCCCAGCATTTATCGGGGCCGGGGGATGTGAAACCGAAGCGGAAATTCTGGCGCGGCGGATCGTAGAGCCGAACGTTCTTGCGTCCCGCGACCGAGGTTTGCCTTCCCGGCGCCCGAACTCCGCCGTAGCCTTCTTTCGTCGTATACCAATAATGCTTCACGGCTTTGTCTTCCCAAGGCGTATCGTCCGCCCAGGGATCGAAGGGAATGACGGACATGTAGGCGATCGGCGTCGTTAACCGCCAGCTCTGCGTGGCCCAAGACCATAAGCAATTCGGTTCCTGCCCGTCGCAGGGATAGGCGTTGTAATCCGTGTGGTACATCTCCACCGCCGTTCCTAGGTTGCGCATATCGGCTTGGACGCGCGCGATTTTGGCGCGAATCTGGGCGCTGAGAAAATTAGGAACCGCGATCGCCGCCAGAACGCCGATGATGGCGACGACGATGAGCAGTTCAATCAACGTAAAGCCTCGGTTTCTCATATAAATAATATCCTTGCTTCATGCTCGCTCAGGGTACGCATTTCCATCCCCTCGCCCTCTGGGACAGCGATTGGTTAAATAGTAAATATACTTGAAAATGGCCTTCCTCAGCAAGATGAATTAATAAATTGACCATTCGTCAACTTTTGTACCGTCGTCGCCCCAAATTTGGACGTTATCAATGCCCCAATACCAGCTCCAAGTACCCATATAGCACCAACGGAAGCGCACGGAGGCTTGACGATCGGCTTCGGGAACGCGATAACGAATAAAACGCTTATTCTCCATTCGGTTTTCTTCCACTTGCGGATAGATGAACGGCGCCAGGTCAGCGAGCGGCGTTTTGAGAGCGGCGAAAACATAATCGACGTAAGCGTATTGCGTACCATCTGCTATATTCTCAGGCCGGAATGTGGCCGCCGCATCGACTTTCTCTTGAGCGTCAAAAGTTACGTCGGCGCTCTCCAGGTAATAAGCAAGGGGAAGCCAGGTTCCCGTAACGCTTCCGCCATCCGAAAGGTCTCCGCCGTCGATCGTATATTCCACCGTCGCGATGTTATCCTGGTTTTGGAAATAATCGCTATTGAAGATCAAGTAGACATTGGAAACTTGACTGAGATTGTAAACCGGCGACAGGAGATGCGCCTCGAAATAGGGATTGCCGTAGGCGGCGGAATCGGCGTGGCAACTTTTCCCTTCCGCGACGGGCGTCTGGCTGTCGAAGACGGTTGGAGGATTGGCTTCGTAATCAGGGTAATATTCCAAGGCGTTGAGAACGTCGAGAGGCTGCACCGACCAGGATTCGTAGCCTTCTACTCCGCCCGCATCCGAGAAACTTACCGCTTTCCATCCCGAAGGCAATTGGCCCGCAGCGGTGGATTCGTAATCTTCCAAATACAATTTCTTAAGCCCCAAAATCGGCGGCAGAGTGAAACTAACCGGATCGGAAAATTCGGAATTTTTCCCGTTGGAACCCGCATATTGTACGCGGGCGTAATAAGTTTTTCCGAAAGCGAAACGGCCGTTTTCCAATGGGATGGAAACGAGGTTCGCGCCGCTGTCGATGGCGGCGGCCAGCGCCGTGAAGTTGGAATCGGCGGACGCTTGCCAGGTGGAGAGGGAATGCGTAACGTTAGAGGAAGCAATAGAAAAAGCGGAACCCGTGAGAACAACATTTTCGAATGCGCCCCCTATAGAGACGGCGAGCGCTGGTTTGACGGGAATGCTGGGATCAATGGGTGCAATCTCAGCGCCTAACGGCCCCTTTAAAGCGGCGGCTTCATTCGCCGTCAGTCCCCGGTCGAACATCATAATCGTCGATATGTCCATCTCGCCATCCTCGCCGTTGTCGTCAGCCAGGAAATAGCAATAAGGCGTATCGTGCGCATCGGTGTAGAGGGCAAAGCGCCCATCGACGCTTTGCCCCGAGCTGGCGCGGATCAGGATTCCATCGAGATAATAATCGATGGTTCCCGCCGCCAAATCGACGGCAATGATCAATCGATACCACTTTTGAGGTTGAATGGCGAAGGAAGAATATCCCGTGGCGCCGACGCCGATGTTGCCGGATTCGTTCACGAAAGCGTCCGCGTCGTTGGCGTTGTCCGCATTCGTTTGGTAAAAGGCGTACCATTTCCCTAACTCGGGAACCCGGAAATCGAAGACGAAGGAAAACTGGTTCACGTATTCGCCGCCGCCGTTCGCCAGAACGCCATGCCAACAGCGATAGAAACTTCCCGTAGGAACCGTAACGGCCTTATCGTTGCCGCTGACGCCGCCGATAGAAAAAATCTCGCCGAAAGATTCCAACTCTTCGCCGATCGTCGCTTTGGCGGGATTATTGGAATCGTTGAATTCCCATAGCCCAATAGGCTGCGGTTGAGAGTAGGCTGAAGCCCCGCCTAAAAGTCCCGCCACGAAAAGAATCGCCGTCCAACGAATGCCGCCGATAAAAATCTTATCTCGTTTCATCATTGCCTCGTTCTCAATTAATGTAGGATGCCGCGAAAGCGATTTCGGATTATTTTATCCTAATTGGAATAAAAAAAAAAAGATTTTTGTTAGACGTTTATTATCGAGCATGATTAAAAAAGGTCGTTCGATCGGCGTTATTCTTATTTCACGGTTTACTGGCGGAGCGTCCTTCGCGATTGCCATCCGTCCTTTGGACGGAATCGCTTCGTTCGCAAGCCACGAGGCGCGAACGCCGCGCATTCCCGGTTGTATGAGCATATTTAAGATATAATAAAAGTAGAGGCCAGTTGAACGAAGCCGACTATGGGCAGAAGGAAAGTTCGAGGTAATGAACGGAAGAAGAGCGTCATCATGTTACCGGTTAATCCGTTGGGCGACGCTGCGGCCGCGGAAGCCATGGTCGCGCAAGCGGCGAAAACCCAACGCTCGGATCGTTTGGCGCAAATCGATATCTTCGACCGGCATCTTTTCTTGAAACTGGAACAATCCCGGTTGGAAGTTCAGCCCCTCTCTACGCTTTTTCCCAGCCAGAATATCACCCAATACGAAAACAAGCCGCCGCATTCCCAACCCACCGCCCATCGCCGGGAGGCTCCGTTGCCGGAAAAGGAAGAACGGCGTCCTTTGTTGAAAAAAAGACAAGTTTATCAACCTTTTCTTTTCGACATGGGAATCGATCGCGTCTTCTCCGATTATTCCGAAAGCGCGCATCCGCCGGAATTAGGCCGAAATATCAACGTAACGGCGTAAGATTCCTTTCCTAACGCGCGATACTCGATCTTATCCGTCATCATCGATTCATCCCGCATTCTCGCCTAGAGTTTTCTCAATCGAGAAATGCGGAAGCCATAGGCGTCAATGGGATTTTAACAGGCGGGTAATTATAAATTTGTATTGATTCCATTCGAAAAACTGTTCATTTATAAGCGTTTTTTTCTCATCCGCTATTTCGTTTAGGAAGGAAGAGACGACGACAAAGTTCTTTTATGCAAAACGATTCAAAGATTTCTTTTTTTCGCATTCACGTCTCTCGCTAACTTTTCGGCGTTCCTAGCCAATTCGACAATCTCTTCGATCGCATTCTGGTCTTCCAGAGAAAATCCGGTTTCTTTCTTTTGATAAGAAACGGAGATGCGAACGCGCTGCAGGTTATAGACGCATTCCGTTAATTCGATGAAGAGATTTTTCTTGCTCTCCAAAGCCATCTCAATCCGATTGAACAAATTTCTTGCCCGTTCTAAATACTCCTGTATCTGCTTGTTCATCAATTTGTCTCAACCTCATTAAGGATTTATCCAATTCATGCCGGAATCTTCATTTTCTTGTTGAAACGATGCGATTCAAGCATAAGATTATTCCGGTTCTTTTTTTTGTAAAGCGAGGGCGCCGTCATAAACCTCAAAGCCGAATCTCTGAAGCAAGCCGGATGAGTCGTCTTTACGAATTGCTCTATGAGAGCCTTTACCCGGTTTCCAACCAACCCGGAAAAATTTCGGCGCCAAATCAATCAAGAGTCTATCGGAATCCAATATGAGCCGCGGGGCGTTGCAGCCTAGTCCCTGACGGCAAATCGTTCTGGTGGAGAGAGAACGGCTTAATAGGGTAGAAAAGAAGACAATTTCGAAAACAGTCGTAAAGTGGGGCGCGGCCAATATCGCCCCGATAAAAACTCTTCGGCGGGAAGATCCGAATCCCATGGAAATGAAGAGCGAATCGTTATTATTATTTTATTTTTTTCAGAGCATCTTCCTCGTCAACATAAAAAGGAAAGACCTTATGCAGACCGACAATTTCGAATAGTTCTTTCATCTGGGAACGAACCGAACAGAACGAAAGAGAACCTTTCTTGGATTTTAATTTTTTGCTGTTATCGACTAAGACGCGAATCCCCGTGCTGCTTAAATAATCGACATTGGCGAAGTTGAGAAGAACCTTAATGGCTCCTTCCTCGATAACGCGATCAAGGACGGAGGAAAACTCTTTTAAATTCGCGACATCCAATTTGCAGTTGGGTTGAATAATGGTTATATTATTTTCTAGACGCACGGCGAACAATTCCATGGGCTTCTTCCTTTATCTTGTTATATTTTTCAACGCGATCGCTTCATTCATTACTTTATCTCATAACAGACGGCGCCTTGTTCAATCTCTTGATTTTCTGTTAACTTTGCCTATGACTCGTTGAAAGCGTATGCGCTTTGTATTCGTTCATCGTTGATTTCTATACAACATTTTAGAAGATATTTCAACTCTTCGATTTAAAGAATTCGGGACAAATTATAAAATAAAGTAGTTGAAATATCGACGATATTTTCTATAAAGGATGATCCTTATTGATGACCGGCAAGGATATTCTCCTAAAAGCTTTACGAAGAGAACCGGCGCCGCGGACGGCATGGCTTCCGTTCGTCGGAGTGCACGGAGCGCAATTGATCGGCGCCAGCGCCGCCGATTATCTACAATCGAGCGTATTAATCGTCCAAGGATTGAAAAAGGCTTACGAATTATACAAACCAGACGGATTGCCCGTGATGTTCGATTTGCAAATGGAAGCGGAAATTTTCGGCTGCGAGTTGATGTGGTCGGACGAGAGTCCGCCGTCGGTGGCTACGCATCCGCTCTCGCAATGCGCATTGAACGATCTTCCCGTTTTCGATCCGGCGAAGGGCCGTTTTCCTATCGCCATGGAAGCGTTGCGCCTTCTCAAGAAGGAGATCGGCGAAGAGATCGCGTTTTACGGACTTATCACAGGGCCGTTTACCCTGGCGCTGCACCTGATGGGCAACGATCTCTTCATCAAGATGTTCGATCAAGGCGAGGAAGTGAAAAAAGTTCTCGCTTTCTGCGCCGAGGCGGGCAAGAAAGCCGCTGAGGCTTATATCGGCAATGGCGCGGACGTCATCGCCGTCGTCGATCCCATGACCAGTCAGATTTCGCCCGCCCATTTTGAGGAATACGTCGCTGATCCCATCAACGCCGTGTTCGATCATGTTCGCGGCTGCGGCGCTTATTCCGCTATTTTCGTTTGCGGCGACGCCAGCCGCAACCTCGAAGTCATGGGTGGCGCCCGCTGCGATAACATCTCCATCGACGAGAATATTTCCTTAGAAAAATTGAAGGAAATCGGCGAGCGCTATGGCAAATCCATCGGCGGCAATTTGAAACTGACGGTGGCTTTACTGCTGGGGCAGGAAAACGACGTCCGCCTGGACGCCATTCGCTGCCTTGACGCTTGCGGCGGTCCCGGCTTCATCCTGGCGCCCGGCTGCGACATCCCCTGGGGCGTCCCGCCGGAAAATTTGCAAGCGGCGGCGGAGATGATTCACGACGAATATAAGCGGGAGACGGCGCGCCTGACGCTGCGTGCGGGATCCCAGGATTTGTACGACGACGTCGTTCCGCCGGATTACGCGAGAGAAAAAGGCGTCCGGGTGGAAATTATTACGCTCGATTCTACCAGTTGCGCGCCTTGCCAATACATGTTGGAGGCGGCGCATCAGGCGGCGGAAATTATTGGACAAGGCGTAACCGTCCAGGAATATAAAATCAAAACCCGCGAGGGATTGGGCATGATGGTGAAATTGGGCGTGCGCAACATTCCCACCATCTGCATCGATGGCGAGCCGCGCTTCGTCTCGCTATTGCCCGACCGCAACGCTTTAGTGGCGGCGATTCGTGAGCGGTTGGAACAAAAAGAAAAGGACTTGCGATGATTCCGGTTTGCCTGGCGACGGGCTTCTTAGGCAGCGGCAAGACGACGCTGCTACAACGCATCGCGGACCAGCGCCGCCAGCAACGGCTGGTTTACATCGTCAACGAATTCGCCTCCATCGACATCGACGGCCAGCGGCTGCATTTGCCCGAAGGCCAGATGATCGCCATCCCCGGCGGCAGCATATTCTGCCGCTGCCTGACGGGCGAGTTCATCCGCGTACTGCGGTCCGTCGCCGATAGGATAGGAGAAGACGGCAGTGTGGAAGGCGTTATTATCGAAGCCAGCGGCATTTCCGATCCCGGCGTCATCCGGCAGATGCTGCATGAGACAAAACTGGATGGCGTTTATTCTTTGCGAAGGATTATCAGCGTCGCCGATCCGCAAAATCTATTGAAACTGATCCATACTCTGCCCAACATCGTCAAGCAAATCCAAGTCAGCGATCAAGTATTATTGAATAAGACGGATTGCTATCCGCCGGATGTCGT encodes:
- the mltG gene encoding endolytic transglycosylase MltG is translated as MRKIAIRTIGAIVVAAAVVLGIMAFMEYRSWNKPWGTADQQFNIEISEGMNARQIGNLLVENGVLKNTTLFLILADLRGFGEKLKAGEYLVKGTQSPYEIVEMFAEGKNYLRSLVVPEGFTQIDIAKALEGLQVCKKEDFLKECLSRNIFKFVVVQAPGGANAACEGILFPDTYFFIKNQETERIFDRMSNHFQKEWEKILEDAFKIKANGWWWQEGGASESQQTHRVVVLASIIEKEAKHDEDRPLIASVFVNRMKKNMPLQADSTIHYALEDWSRSLQLSDLEFDSPYNTYKNVGLPPAAICNPGEASLRAAAMPADSEYLYFLTMKDGSAQFSMTNEDHIKLKIEMKRQKGAE
- a CDS encoding prepilin-type N-terminal cleavage/methylation domain-containing protein; protein product: MRNRGFTLIELLIVVAIIGVLAAIAVPNFLSAQIRAKIARVQADMRNLGTAVEMYHTDYNAYPCDGQEPNCLWSWATQSWRLTTPIAYMSVIPFDPWADDTPWEDKAVKHYWYTTKEGYGGVRAPGRQTSVAGRKNVRLYDPPRQNFRFGFTSPGPDKCWEWDRPYFMPYSQYYAGDVLYYHSSNGVVSNGDIYLFGPGNAFNPDSEF
- a CDS encoding STAS domain-containing protein; protein product: MELFAVRLENNITIIQPNCKLDVANLKEFSSVLDRVIEEGAIKVLLNFANVDYLSSTGIRVLVDNSKKLKSKKGSLSFCSVRSQMKELFEIVGLHKVFPFYVDEEDALKKIK
- a CDS encoding uroporphyrinogen decarboxylase family protein; the encoded protein is MTGKDILLKALRREPAPRTAWLPFVGVHGAQLIGASAADYLQSSVLIVQGLKKAYELYKPDGLPVMFDLQMEAEIFGCELMWSDESPPSVATHPLSQCALNDLPVFDPAKGRFPIAMEALRLLKKEIGEEIAFYGLITGPFTLALHLMGNDLFIKMFDQGEEVKKVLAFCAEAGKKAAEAYIGNGADVIAVVDPMTSQISPAHFEEYVADPINAVFDHVRGCGAYSAIFVCGDASRNLEVMGGARCDNISIDENISLEKLKEIGERYGKSIGGNLKLTVALLLGQENDVRLDAIRCLDACGGPGFILAPGCDIPWGVPPENLQAAAEMIHDEYKRETARLTLRAGSQDLYDDVVPPDYAREKGVRVEIITLDSTSCAPCQYMLEAAHQAAEIIGQGVTVQEYKIKTREGLGMMVKLGVRNIPTICIDGEPRFVSLLPDRNALVAAIRERLEQKEKDLR
- a CDS encoding GTP-binding protein is translated as MIPVCLATGFLGSGKTTLLQRIADQRRQQRLVYIVNEFASIDIDGQRLHLPEGQMIAIPGGSIFCRCLTGEFIRVLRSVADRIGEDGSVEGVIIEASGISDPGVIRQMLHETKLDGVYSLRRIISVADPQNLLKLIHTLPNIVKQIQVSDQVLLNKTDCYPPDVV